From the Gossypium hirsutum isolate 1008001.06 chromosome A02, Gossypium_hirsutum_v2.1, whole genome shotgun sequence genome, the window TCTCTGACTTTATCTGCAtagttttgattgattttttcaTTCTTTAATGATATTATTTGATTGATTCTTTTTGGTCTGAAATTTTGGGTTAATCTAGAACTTTTAGCAAATACTGCACACTGAATACAAGCTTATGCTTTAGCACAATCTGTTGTCAGTAAGGGGACGAACATAACTTTGATTTATCCATTAAACCAAAAACATAATGTTTAATTGATTTGTATTTCTTGATAACtagaaaaagggtaaattaaaagaaaagaaaaaaaaaacacattttctTTTGCCCATTCATTCATGGCTGAGGCTTCCATGAAGCTGAAATGTCTGCCACAGCTTCACCAACAGTGAGAAACAATGAATTCGTTCCCAGGATATTTGATCGATGCATCTTCTCCATCACACTTCCCACAGGATTTACCAAAACAAGCTTCATTAATGGAGGATTTAGTGTTAGTCTCAAAAGCTAAAACAACGATTGAAAACATTTATAGGGTGTCGGATGATATATACCTCTAGTGATCTTTTGTCCAGCATCTTCTTTAGTTCACATACCATGTCGATTCCACTTGAATCTATGGCTGTCACAGCTGCCAAAATTGTACCGCTGTTAGCTCACGCACTCTTTTTCTGGTCGAGACTTGcgaattttttcatttttccgtCCTTGTCTAACAAGTATCTAGGAGAAAAAGCCTACCGGAATCAGAGTTAGGCAAAAAGGAGTAACTTACAAGTCATGTCAATAATGATGCATTTCAAAGTGCTTTCATGGTTTGCCTTAATACGTTCTTCCTCCTCTCGAACCCATCTTAACAGCctttaataaacaaacaaatgTAGCGTTCAGtgacataatataataatatgttgAAATTGCAGAGATAAGTTACCTTTCTTGCAGATAAGTTGAATTTGCAAAGTAAATTGGGGATTCAATGGCGAGTATGAGAAATGAGGGAACCCTTGAAGCTTCTTTGTATCGGTTGAGGCTTTGGTAGATTTGTGTTGCAGGAATGTTCCCCAACACTAGAGTGTTTGGCCTGGTTACATGCAACAGGATCTTGAATACTGACACTCCCACCTGCATTTTTCCAACCAAAAACAAACCTCATCATATTTCATTCCATATTACATCACCACAGGATGACTAACCAATCACACTTACTGCAATTCCCAGTCCCAGAGGAACCGAAATGAAAAGAACACCAAAAAAGGAACAAATACAAGCCAAGAAATCCAGTTTGTCAACTTTCCACAGCTTGTAAGCTGCCTTATAATCAATAAGCCCTATCACTGCCGTTATGATGATGGCTGCTAATATCACATTCGGGGTGTAATAAAACAGTGGCATCAGAAACAGCAATGTCACCAGCACCGTCCCCGCTAATACAATGTTCGACACCGCCGTTTGTGCCCCCGCGTTGTAATTTACTGCTGATCGAGAAAAGGATCCTGAAAATTGAAAATCAATTAGGTTAATATCTATGTCACTTTTGTGTTTTCAGAGGGATGTGAAAGAGTGGTCACCTGTTGTTACATAACATGAAGTGCAAGAACTAGCCATGTTCATGAGACCGATAGCCATCATTTCTTTGTTTCCATCCACTTGGTAGTTCTTTAGAGATGCAAATGTCCTTCCCACTGCAATCCCTTCCTACAACATGTTAGGTATGAATAATTAGGTATGAATAAGATATGAATGTGAATGGTGGTTGAAGAAAAGCTTACAGTGAGGGATAGGATCCCAGTGACAATGCCAGTTTTGATGGCTAATGCCAGAAATTGGCCATTAAAGTACAACATGTTGGTTGAAGTTGGATTCAAACCCTTCTGCAAGTGCCCAATCTGTGAAAGAGGAAAGCAAACACAAAACTTGGATATggttttttttcccaaaagattgttaattttaaagatataaaagGAAGAATAATAGTATAAGTTCATACAATTGAGATTCCATGAACTTTGGATTTAATGAGGAAGACCAAAAGAGTAGAGAAAATCACTGATGTTAATGGGGCGGCTGCTGATATCCAAAAAAGCTTTGGCTTCTTCATGCTCTGCATCAAACATTTCAAAcatcataattttaaataattaagctACAATTTGCAATTTGGAGAAAAAAATTGTGATTAATGTACAGTATTGGAttgctttttaaaattttaaaatatatatattttgtatagtatttttaaaaggtttttcaaatttttatttttacattatagAAAATTTTGCAAACTCGATTCTACTCGTTGTAAATAATTCTTGTTTTTAATTTGCAACTAAAAATTGAATATTATAaggtaattatttgatacactcGGAGATACTTACAATATGCCTTGTGGTCAAGAGTAATAAGAGGAAGCTGAATCCCATTACAATAGTTTCCCAAGACCACTGCATATGAATTCAACCCATA encodes:
- the LOC107951890 gene encoding probable sulfate transporter 3.4, which translates into the protein MGVTSDRVEYVCRYGGNGTTTSVNVSTAAEVTMEIHSVCLPPKESTFQKLKHRLSEIFFPDDPLYRFKDQTWCKKLVLGLQFLFPILQWGSHYDLNLFKCDVVSGLTIASLAIPQGISYAQLANLPPIIGLYSSFVPPLMYSLLGSSRHLAVGPVSIASLVMGTMLSEKVSPVQHPTLYLKLAFTATFFAGLFQASLGFLRLGFVIDFLSKATLVGFMAGAAIIVSLQQLKGLLGIVHFTTKMQLIPVLTSVFHHTKEWSWETIVMGFSFLLLLLTTRHISMKKPKLFWISAAAPLTSVIFSTLLVFLIKSKVHGISIIGHLQKGLNPTSTNMLYFNGQFLALAIKTGIVTGILSLTEGIAVGRTFASLKNYQVDGNKEMMAIGLMNMASSCTSCYVTTGSFSRSAVNYNAGAQTAVSNIVLAGTVLVTLLFLMPLFYYTPNVILAAIIITAVIGLIDYKAAYKLWKVDKLDFLACICSFFGVLFISVPLGLGIAVGVSVFKILLHVTRPNTLVLGNIPATQIYQSLNRYKEASRVPSFLILAIESPIYFANSTYLQERLLRWVREEEERIKANHESTLKCIIIDMTSVTAIDSSGIDMVCELKKMLDKRSLELVLVNPVGSVMEKMHRSNILGTNSLFLTVGEAVADISASWKPQP